The Phycisphaerae bacterium genome window below encodes:
- a CDS encoding DUF1016 family protein encodes MTKRKSVRHSQLPAPAAGYDAVLGGIVNLLEAARRAAVRTVNAVMTATYWEIGRRIVEHEQGGTRRAEYGEELLKRLAADLTTRFGRGFGYVNLTQMRRFYLAWPLPEILQTPSEELARRVPAQIVQTPSEESPTLAIRPTSSGVSALATLAARFPLPWSHYVKLLGVRNPEARRFYEAEALRGGWTVRQLDRQIDTQFYERTALSRNKAAMLRKGAAAQPADAVTPEEELKDPYVLEFLDLRDEYSETDLEDALIRQLEGFLLELGNDFAFIGRQRRLRIGDEWYRLDLLFFHRRLRCLVVIDLKLGKFTHADAGQMHLYLNYARQHWLRPGENPPVGLILCAHKDAAVARYALDGLPNKVLAAEYRTTLPDEKLLAAEIDRTRAALERRAVADRPSPKRKRGPRR; translated from the coding sequence GTGACCAAGCGCAAATCCGTCCGGCATTCACAGCTTCCAGCCCCTGCGGCCGGTTACGACGCCGTCCTGGGCGGTATCGTCAACTTGCTTGAGGCCGCGCGCCGCGCCGCGGTCCGCACGGTCAACGCCGTCATGACGGCGACCTACTGGGAGATCGGCCGGCGGATTGTCGAGCACGAGCAGGGCGGGACGCGGCGCGCCGAATACGGCGAGGAACTCCTGAAACGCTTGGCTGCGGACCTTACGACCCGCTTCGGACGGGGCTTTGGTTACGTGAACCTGACGCAGATGCGTCGCTTTTATCTCGCGTGGCCGCTGCCCGAGATTCTTCAGACGCCGTCTGAAGAATTGGCACGCCGGGTCCCCGCCCAGATTGTGCAGACACCGTCTGAAGAATCTCCCACGCTCGCCATTCGCCCGACATCGTCTGGCGTATCCGCCCTGGCGACGCTCGCCGCCCGCTTTCCATTGCCGTGGTCGCACTACGTGAAGCTGCTCGGCGTGCGCAACCCGGAGGCCCGGCGGTTCTACGAGGCCGAGGCCCTCCGCGGCGGCTGGACCGTCCGGCAGCTCGACCGGCAGATCGACACCCAGTTCTATGAGCGCACGGCCCTGTCGCGAAACAAGGCCGCCATGCTGCGCAAGGGGGCCGCCGCGCAGCCGGCCGACGCCGTCACGCCCGAGGAGGAGCTCAAGGACCCCTACGTCCTGGAGTTCCTCGACCTGCGTGACGAGTACTCGGAAACCGACCTCGAAGACGCCCTGATCCGCCAACTGGAAGGGTTCCTGCTGGAGCTGGGCAACGATTTCGCCTTCATCGGCCGGCAGCGGCGGCTCCGGATCGGCGACGAGTGGTACCGCCTGGACCTGCTGTTCTTCCACCGTCGGCTGCGCTGCCTGGTCGTCATCGACCTGAAGCTCGGCAAGTTCACGCACGCCGACGCCGGCCAGATGCACCTGTACCTCAACTACGCCCGGCAGCACTGGCTGCGGCCCGGCGAAAACCCGCCGGTCGGGCTGATTCTCTGCGCCCATAAGGACGCCGCGGTCGCCCGGTACGCCCTGGACGGCCTGCCGAACAAGGTACTCGCCGCCGAATACCGCACGACCCTGCCGGATGAGAAGCTGCTGGCGGCGGAGATTGACCGCACGCGCGCCGCACTGGAGCGCCGAGCCGTCGCCGACCGTCCGAGCCCGAAGCGCAAGCGAGGGCCCCGCCGATGA
- a CDS encoding DUF2924 domain-containing protein — MRKRKGPSLVCQHLENISRAALEKYQHIVRGYVRKQHGIYALYRRGRLYYVGLASNLCGRLNSHLRDRHGQSWDRFAVYLTGDNPHMKELESLVLRIVRPPGNRVAGKFAQAENLYRRFSREMKEHALRELADLLGRRRPRVHIRSGGKSRASRARPDLHGCFARATTLERVCKGKRLRARVHKDGMIQYKGKKFRSVSRAATAAAGRPRNGWAFWRVKNRAGQWVTLRDWVGK, encoded by the coding sequence ATGAGGAAACGAAAAGGCCCTTCGCTCGTCTGCCAGCACCTGGAGAACATCTCCCGTGCCGCGCTCGAGAAGTACCAGCACATCGTTCGCGGCTATGTTCGCAAGCAGCACGGAATCTACGCGCTCTATCGACGTGGCCGGCTGTACTACGTGGGCCTCGCCTCCAACCTCTGCGGACGGCTGAACAGCCACCTGCGCGACCGGCATGGCCAATCCTGGGATCGCTTCGCGGTTTACCTGACGGGCGACAACCCGCACATGAAGGAACTCGAATCGTTGGTGCTGCGAATCGTCCGCCCGCCCGGCAACCGGGTGGCCGGCAAATTCGCCCAGGCCGAGAACCTGTACCGGCGCTTCAGCCGTGAGATGAAGGAACATGCGCTTCGAGAGCTGGCCGACCTGCTCGGGCGCCGCCGGCCGCGTGTGCACATTCGATCTGGCGGCAAGAGCCGCGCATCACGCGCCAGACCTGACCTACATGGGTGCTTCGCGCGTGCTACCACCCTGGAGCGTGTCTGCAAGGGGAAGCGGCTTCGCGCTCGCGTGCACAAGGACGGGATGATCCAGTACAAGGGCAAGAAGTTCCGCTCGGTGTCGCGCGCCGCCACCGCCGCTGCGGGCCGCCCGCGCAACGGCTGGGCGTTCTGGCGGGTTAAGAACCGCGCGGGCCAGTGGGTCACGCTGCGCGACTGGGTCGGCAAATAG
- a CDS encoding restriction endonuclease subunit S, which translates to MKRYRIAEICTLVKGLSPTLKTEPGEYPLVVTAAYRRTASTYQLDRPSVCIPLVSSTGHGDAALHRVHYQDGKYAVANLLVALVPNDHAVCNPKYLYHLLNTKRDELLVPLMQGTANVSLKIDDIAAVEIPLPPLAEQRRIVAKIDQLAAKIAEARGLQNDAADAEERLLVAMAHRADIDEVEKARLGWKQIVLREVLAEVADPVRPEPDKRYPNLGIYSFARGLFPKQPIDGLTTSAATLCRVRAGQFIYSRLFAFEGAYGIVTGEFDGSYVSNEYPTFSCDGDRILPEFLFAYFKSPRAWAAVATGSKGLGHRRQRVKPERLLSHQLMLPTLDWQQRIVDVHRKVAQLKQLQAQTAAELDALLPAILDKAFKGDL; encoded by the coding sequence ATGAAGCGGTACCGAATCGCCGAAATCTGCACTCTCGTGAAGGGGCTTTCCCCAACGCTGAAGACTGAACCCGGCGAATACCCACTCGTGGTAACGGCAGCCTACCGGCGCACGGCGAGCACCTACCAACTCGATCGACCTTCCGTCTGTATTCCACTCGTGTCTTCGACCGGGCATGGTGACGCGGCACTGCACCGGGTTCACTACCAAGACGGTAAGTACGCGGTCGCAAATCTACTCGTGGCGCTCGTTCCCAATGATCACGCGGTGTGCAACCCCAAGTACCTGTATCACCTGCTCAACACGAAACGGGATGAATTGCTAGTTCCGCTGATGCAGGGCACGGCAAACGTCTCCCTCAAGATTGATGACATCGCCGCGGTTGAGATCCCGCTGCCGCCGCTGGCGGAGCAGCGGCGGATCGTGGCGAAGATCGACCAGCTCGCCGCCAAGATCGCCGAGGCCCGCGGCCTGCAAAATGACGCTGCCGACGCAGAAGAGCGGTTGCTAGTTGCCATGGCACACCGCGCGGATATCGACGAAGTAGAAAAGGCGCGACTCGGGTGGAAACAGATTGTCTTGCGGGAAGTTCTCGCTGAGGTAGCCGATCCAGTTCGCCCTGAGCCGGATAAGCGCTACCCCAATCTCGGCATTTACAGTTTTGCGCGGGGACTATTCCCGAAGCAGCCGATCGATGGGCTTACGACAAGCGCTGCGACGCTTTGCCGCGTGCGTGCTGGCCAGTTCATTTACAGCCGCCTCTTTGCCTTTGAAGGTGCCTATGGCATCGTAACTGGTGAGTTTGACGGCTCATACGTATCGAACGAGTATCCAACGTTTAGTTGCGATGGCGACCGCATCTTGCCTGAGTTCCTCTTCGCTTATTTCAAATCGCCGCGGGCGTGGGCCGCAGTTGCGACTGGAAGCAAAGGCCTCGGGCATCGGCGGCAGCGCGTGAAACCTGAACGGCTGCTATCCCACCAGCTCATGCTCCCTACGCTGGACTGGCAGCAGCGAATCGTCGACGTTCATCGAAAGGTGGCTCAATTGAAACAGCTCCAGGCCCAAACCGCCGCCGAGCTCGACGCCCTCCTGCCCGCCATCCTCGACAAGGCATTCAAGGGTGACCTATGA
- a CDS encoding DUF927 domain-containing protein — MAKADVLEKLKNVRATGPGKWQACCPAHDDKTPSLSVTEKADGTVLLCCHAGCAQKDIISALSLQPRDLFPAKNNGHPVRRGPKVYPSVEAAAQEVARRAKGVVEATYKYTDIYYRVRVKTAAGKTFRPIRAADDGWALSDPPGLLPLYGADQLGDGVVYVCEGEKATDAARNIGLTATTSGSSSSAHKADWTPLACRQVVVLPDYDEPGEKYATAVVHELHKLRPRAECRIVRLPDSTEPGDDIYDFIARRRADGIGDAQIRNEIEQLAAAAPVTTEQVSEGDMEGPPVRCYRATPQGLVYMKPTRDGDVPVPLTNFTAQIVAQVVLDDGVEQQRQIEIEAKLPGKTWRFTIPASQLATMNWPLTNMGVQAIVYPGFSTKDQARAAIQMLSSNPAVRTVYTHLGWRKVGDGWVYLHAGGAVGPNGPVLGIDTAAPAGLDKYVLPAPPTGDELVAAIRASLRLLDLAPPAVMFPLFSAIWRAVLGHAPFSVHLAGATGVFKSEVAALAQQHFGAEMNAKNLPAAWSSTGNALEATAFAAKDAVLVVDDFAPAGSSNDVQRYHREADRLLRAQGNRSGRQRMRADATLRAVKPPRGMILSTGEDVPRGHSIRARTIVLEITAGDVDPERLTAAQADAVGALYALALAGYIRWLAPRYGEVLKSLPGEVAALRVKATQANQHRRTPEIVADLLVGLRYFLKFAVEVGAITADKDHELRERAWAAMGAAAAAQTAQHQAADPVRRFLELLTAALASGHAHVAGMEGGEPDQPQAWGWRQFTVGTGEYQRDEWRPQGDRVGWIDKDSLFLEPEAVYRVVQAMAAGEPLPVNSKTLHKRLAERGLLASADSQRSRNTVRITAETQRRYVLHLRASCLTSEESAQSAQSNHTPPPDAPNAESGPISGSDSGRGSPESNQQIGPLAAPERRIGSIGSIGSIPETCEAQPAHGVVAGDAAPAAACGDGQRRREVL, encoded by the coding sequence ATGGCAAAGGCTGATGTACTGGAGAAGTTGAAGAACGTCCGCGCGACCGGCCCGGGCAAGTGGCAAGCGTGCTGCCCGGCGCACGACGACAAGACCCCCTCGCTGTCCGTCACGGAGAAGGCTGACGGCACGGTCCTACTGTGCTGTCACGCCGGGTGCGCGCAGAAGGACATCATCAGCGCGCTCAGCCTGCAACCGCGCGACTTGTTCCCGGCGAAGAACAACGGCCACCCTGTACGCCGCGGCCCGAAGGTGTACCCGTCGGTCGAGGCCGCCGCCCAGGAGGTCGCCCGCCGAGCGAAGGGCGTGGTCGAGGCTACCTACAAGTATACGGATATCTATTACCGCGTGCGGGTGAAGACCGCCGCCGGCAAGACGTTCCGCCCCATCCGCGCGGCGGACGACGGCTGGGCACTCAGCGACCCGCCCGGGCTGCTGCCGTTGTACGGCGCCGACCAGCTTGGTGACGGCGTGGTCTACGTCTGCGAGGGCGAGAAGGCCACCGACGCGGCGCGCAACATCGGGCTCACAGCCACGACGAGCGGGAGCAGCTCGAGCGCGCACAAGGCCGACTGGACGCCGCTCGCCTGCCGGCAGGTGGTCGTCCTGCCGGACTACGACGAGCCCGGTGAGAAATACGCCACGGCGGTCGTGCATGAACTCCACAAGCTGCGGCCGCGCGCGGAATGCCGCATCGTGCGACTGCCCGACTCGACCGAACCCGGCGACGACATCTACGACTTCATTGCGCGGCGCCGGGCGGACGGCATTGGCGATGCGCAGATCCGTAATGAGATTGAGCAACTCGCCGCCGCGGCGCCGGTGACCACGGAGCAGGTGTCGGAGGGCGACATGGAAGGCCCGCCAGTCCGCTGCTACCGGGCCACGCCACAAGGGCTGGTCTACATGAAGCCGACGCGCGACGGTGACGTGCCCGTGCCGCTGACGAACTTCACGGCGCAGATTGTGGCGCAGGTCGTCCTGGACGACGGCGTTGAGCAACAGCGTCAGATCGAGATCGAGGCCAAGCTCCCCGGGAAGACCTGGAGGTTCACCATCCCCGCGTCGCAGCTCGCGACGATGAACTGGCCGCTCACGAATATGGGAGTGCAGGCGATCGTGTATCCAGGCTTTAGCACAAAGGACCAGGCGCGGGCCGCCATTCAGATGCTGAGCAGCAACCCAGCCGTCCGGACGGTCTACACCCACCTCGGCTGGCGAAAGGTCGGCGACGGCTGGGTCTACCTGCACGCCGGTGGCGCAGTTGGGCCGAATGGGCCGGTCCTGGGAATAGACACGGCGGCGCCGGCCGGGCTCGACAAGTACGTACTGCCCGCCCCCCCGACCGGGGACGAGTTGGTCGCGGCGATCCGCGCCAGCCTGAGGCTTCTGGACCTCGCCCCGCCGGCAGTCATGTTCCCGTTGTTCTCCGCGATCTGGCGGGCCGTGCTGGGTCATGCGCCGTTCAGTGTGCACCTTGCCGGCGCAACGGGTGTGTTCAAGAGCGAGGTGGCGGCCCTCGCCCAGCAGCACTTCGGCGCGGAGATGAACGCCAAAAACCTGCCGGCGGCGTGGTCGTCCACGGGCAACGCGCTCGAGGCCACGGCGTTTGCGGCGAAGGATGCGGTCCTGGTCGTGGACGACTTCGCGCCAGCCGGCTCGTCGAACGATGTGCAGCGCTATCACCGCGAGGCAGACCGGCTCCTTCGCGCACAAGGCAACCGAAGTGGGCGGCAACGGATGCGGGCAGATGCCACGCTGCGCGCCGTGAAACCACCCCGGGGGATGATTCTCTCCACGGGCGAGGATGTTCCTCGGGGACACAGCATCCGGGCACGGACGATCGTGCTGGAGATTACGGCGGGCGACGTGGACCCGGAGCGGCTCACCGCCGCGCAGGCTGACGCGGTGGGCGCCTTGTACGCTCTTGCACTGGCCGGATACATCCGATGGTTGGCACCCCGCTACGGCGAGGTACTCAAGAGTCTGCCGGGCGAGGTTGCAGCGTTGCGTGTCAAGGCCACGCAAGCCAATCAGCATCGCCGGACGCCGGAGATCGTGGCCGACCTGCTCGTCGGGCTGCGCTACTTCCTGAAGTTCGCGGTCGAGGTCGGCGCGATCACCGCCGACAAGGACCACGAGCTTCGGGAACGGGCATGGGCGGCGATGGGCGCGGCGGCGGCGGCACAGACGGCGCAGCATCAGGCCGCGGATCCGGTGCGGCGCTTTCTGGAGCTGCTGACGGCCGCTCTCGCGAGCGGTCACGCACACGTTGCGGGCATGGAGGGCGGCGAACCTGACCAGCCTCAGGCTTGGGGCTGGCGGCAATTCACCGTTGGGACCGGGGAATATCAGCGTGACGAGTGGCGACCGCAGGGTGACCGGGTCGGCTGGATCGACAAGGACTCGTTGTTCTTGGAGCCCGAAGCGGTGTACCGCGTGGTGCAGGCGATGGCGGCCGGAGAACCTCTGCCGGTGAACAGCAAGACGCTGCACAAGCGCCTCGCGGAACGTGGCCTGCTGGCCTCAGCGGACTCGCAGCGGAGCCGAAACACCGTGCGGATCACAGCCGAGACGCAACGTCGATACGTACTTCATCTGCGCGCAAGCTGCCTTACGTCTGAGGAATCGGCCCAATCGGCCCAATCGAACCACACCCCCCCGCCAGACGCGCCAAACGCCGAATCTGGGCCGATTTCGGGGTCCGATTCCGGCCGGGGTAGCCCAGAATCGAACCAGCAAATCGGCCCACTGGCAGCGCCAGAACGCCGTATTGGTTCGATTGGGTCGATTGGGTCGATTCCGGAGACATGTGAGGCCCAGCCTGCGCATGGCGTTGTCGCAGGCGATGCCGCACCGGCCGCGGCCTGCGGTGACGGCCAGCGCAGGCGGGAGGTTCTATGA
- a CDS encoding helix-turn-helix domain-containing protein, translated as MNDSRFRGRNRHTVERASRQSVPAELADESAVGTLLGVSGRTVARMVDAGRLPAPVRIGRLKRWRLAEVRAWVAAGCPDAATFARLTGQDANAVPGARDAQGGQP; from the coding sequence ATGAACGACAGCAGATTCAGAGGGCGCAACCGGCACACGGTTGAGCGCGCATCAAGGCAATCCGTCCCAGCAGAATTGGCAGACGAGAGTGCCGTCGGCACGCTGCTCGGTGTCTCTGGCAGGACCGTCGCGCGCATGGTCGACGCCGGGCGGCTGCCGGCTCCCGTGCGGATTGGGCGGCTGAAGCGGTGGCGGCTCGCGGAAGTGCGGGCGTGGGTCGCGGCCGGCTGCCCCGACGCCGCGACGTTCGCGCGGCTGACCGGGCAGGACGCCAACGCGGTGCCCGGCGCTCGGGATGCGCAGGGAGGCCAGCCATGA